In one Culex quinquefasciatus strain JHB chromosome 2, VPISU_Cqui_1.0_pri_paternal, whole genome shotgun sequence genomic region, the following are encoded:
- the LOC6050447 gene encoding myogenesis-regulating glycosidase yields MKNLSVVTLAGLLLVASVSAADYKLEFYEAPVTATLNSATRVLTVANDGKVVQTITLGRDLGTSQEMEEIANGFKLKSIDGEEFEITKDVDESDFSLFTVARKSRHRSRMVVDCVKIAGADWYGGPQQKYQYWPIQKLRFNEYSYLSKEADNCAVGDRYWLNSLGSFVFVDRTAPLFVDQNYGEPGYMCLEAKKTLPYDVYDATYSFVYQVGVAKDAKAAHLKAVGHILGKPTGHPAESMVKYPIWSTWARYKREIDHDLVLKFADEIISHGWVDTQFELDDNWETCYGSLTFNTTQFPDIRATIAAIKAKGFPRVTIWIHPFINKGCEPIYSEAKRMGYLVADHTGNTDTQWWNSERGQAAYVDFTKPEVAQWFKNRLANVLAVSGIDSFKFDAGEASWSPPDALLSGERKDNPNNIVYDYLRTVASTGGDLVEVRTAHDTQDLPVFVRMIDKDSEWDWNNGLPTLITTLLQMNMVGYPLVLPDMVGGNGYNGAPSKEMFIRWLQANVFMPSIQFSYVPWDYDAETVTIAKAMTTLHEKYTPQIMARFKMAVSDGLPVNPPLWWISPDDTIAQKVFDQFLLGDDIIAAPVIRENARSRDIYLPAGTWIDGNSNAEHTGPKWIRNYSVPLSMLPYFVRKAA; encoded by the exons ATGAAGAATCTTTCGGTGGTGACCCTCGCGGGTCTCCTGCTGGTGGCCTCGGTCAGTGCCGCGGACTACAAGCTGGAGTTCTACGAGGCGCCCGTAACGGCAACGCTCAACAGTGCCACTCGGGTGCTCACGGTGGCGAATGACGGGAAAGTAGTGCAGACGATCACGCTGGGACGGGATTTGGGGACGTCCCAGGAGATGGAGGAGATTGCCAATGGGTTCAAGTTGAAAAGTATTGATGGTGAAGAGTTTGAAATTACGAAGGATGTGGACGAGAGCGATTTCTCGTTGTTTACCGTTGCGAGGAAGTCCCGGCACAGGTCGCGGATGGTGGTGGACTGTGTGAAGATTGCTGGCGCGGATTGGTACGGGGGACCTCAGCAAAAGTATCAGTACTGGCCGATTCAGAAGTTGCGGTTCAACGAGTATTCGTATTTGAGCAAGGAGGCGGATAACTGTGCGGTGGGTGATCGGTATTGGCTGAACTCGTTGGGATCTTTTGTGTTTGTGGATAGAACTGCACCGCTGTTTGTCGATCAGAACTACGGAGAGCCGGGTTATATGTGCTTGGAGGCGAAGAAGACGCTGCCGTATGACGTTTATGATGCGACGTATTCGTTCGTGTACCAGGTTGGTGTTGCAAAGGATGCCAAGGCGGCACATTTGAAGGCTGTGGGTCACATCCTCGGGAAACCTACGGGACATCCGGCGGAATCGATGGTTAAGTATCCCATTTGGTCAACCTGGGCAAGGTACAAGAGGGAGATTGACCATgatttggtgctgaaattcgcgGATGAAATCATCAGCCATGGTTGGGTGGACACGCAGTTTGAGCTGGACGACAACTGGGAAACTTGTTATGGATCGTTGACCTTCAATACGACTCAGTTCCCGGATATCCGAGCTACTATCGCAGCTATCAAAGCGAAAGGATTTCCGAGGGTTACCATCTGGATTCATCCGTTCATCAACAAGGGCTGCGAACCGATATACTCGGAAGCGAAGCGGATGGGATATCTGGTAGCGGATCATACCGGCAATACGGACACTCAGTGGTGGAACAGTGAACGCGGTCAGGCAGCGTACGTGGACTTTACGAAGCCCGAGGTAGCGCAGTGGTTCAAGAACCGATTGGCGAATGTGTTGGCTGTGAGTGGGATCGACAGCTTCAAGTTTGACGCCGGTGAAGCTAGCTGGTCTCCCCCGGATGCACTACTGAGCGGTGAACGCAAAGACAACCCAAACAATATCGTGTACGACTACCTCCGGACGGTAGCCTCAACCGGCGGAGACCTGGTTGAAGTGCGTACCGCTCACGATACCCAAGACCTACCCGTATTCGTCCGCATGATCGACAAAGACTCCGAATGGGACTGGAACAACGGCCTGCCGACGCTGATCACCACGCTGCTGCAGATGAACATGGTCGGCTATCCGCTGGTCCTGCCCGATATGGTCGGTGGAAACGGTTACAACGGAGCTCCGAGCAAGGAGATGTTCATTCGCTGGCTTCAGGCGAACGTGTTCATGCCCAGCATCCAGTTCTCGTACGTCCCGTGGGACTACGACGCCGAAACGGTTACGATCGCCAAGGCCATGACCACGCTGCACGAGAAGTACACTCCGCAGATCATGGCCCGCTTCAAGATGGCCGTATCTGACGGCCTGCCGGTCAATCCACCCCTCTGGTGGATCTCCCCTGACGACACCATTGCCCAGAAGGTCTTCGATC AATTCCTCCTCGGCGATGACATCATTGCGGCGCCGGTCATTCGGGAGAACGCTCGCTCGCGGGATATCTACCTGCCGGCGGGGACGTGGATCGACGGCAACAGTAACGCGGAACATACCGGCCCCAAGTGGATCCGCAATTACAGCGTCCCGCTGAGCATGCTGCCGTACTTTGTGCGGAAAGCCGCCTAG